The nucleotide window TCGATAATGGTTAAAGTAACCGTTGTTTCTGCGGTGTTCCCTACAGTATCTTTTGTGCTGACTTTTATCGTGTAAGTCCTCGGAACATTTCCTTGAATGGATCGATCTGATGTGTAGGTGACTTTTAAAGCTTCTCCGGTCATATAATCGGTCGCTTGGATACCAAAGATAGTGGACAATGCTGGCATTTGGTTTATTGCCTCTATCGTTTGATCAGTTACTTTTTCTAAAGTAGGTGCTATTTTATTTTCGATTTGCACGTACACAATGACTGGATTGGCTTTATTCCCATAGGAGTCTTTCGCATTTAAAGTTACTTTATAGCTGCCGACTTTATTTTGGTTTGCTTTTTGGAAAAAGTCGCTGGTCACTTGTACGTCTTCATCTAGTTCATCGGTCACGGTCGCGTGAATATCGCTTAAGAATTTTGTTTCGGTTACATTCGTTTTACCTTGATACATTATTACTTTGTCAGCTGAAATGACAGGTTTGTCCTTTTCTACCTGAACTTGGACTTTTTTCGTTGACTCGTTCCCTGCTGTGTCGGTCGCACTTACGGTTATAGCATACTTTCCTGGTTTCGTTAAGTCCACTTTCTCACCAAAATCGGTTGCAATGGTTAACTTGTCTGCATTATCGTTATTATCTGCGGCTTTCACATTAGCATCTTTGAAGAAATCCACTTCGGTTTTATTTGCGTTCACATGATAGGTAACGTTATCTGCTGTAATCACAGGTGCCTTTGTATCCACCACTTGAATCGAAATCGTTTGTGGGATCGCTTGATTAAGACTTGAATCCATCAGATTGACTTGCAATTGATACGAACCTTTTTTCACGGTAGAAATAGCGTCAAATACCGTAGTAAAGTCACTAGTGAAAATCATGGGCCTTTTGTTTGGTTGTGGTGCTTGCCCTGGTGCCAAATCATAGTTGTCTCCACCAATCAGACCTGCTGCTTTGAATAGGTCTTGTTCGGTCAAAGCACGCATGTCTTCCACCGTATAAGTGAGCGTGTTGTTCGTTACTAAAATAGTCGGCGCAATGGTATCCACTACTTGGACTTGGACCGTTTGCGTGGACTCATTTCCAGACGCATCCGTGGCCTGGATAGTGACTGGATAAGTGCCGAGTTCATTCCAAACGACTTGGCGGTAATCAATGGTCGGTGTAATCGCTCCATCATGTGCATCATTAGCCGTTGCAGTTAAAGGCTTCACCCAATTTATATCGGCTTCCGTGCTGTTCACTTCGATGGAAGCATCTGGATTGATAGCCAGCACTGGTGCCGTGTTATCCATATCAAATGTTTTTTGCACAGTTGCCGTATTCCCTGCTTCATCTTTAGCCGTGTTTTTAGCTGTATAGGTGCCTTCATCATTTGGGATACGAATCGTCTTCCCCGTCCCTTCATAAACGAGGGTTCCTTGACTATCTTCTACCGTCCATTTATTGGTTACTTCGGTCGCGACATCTTTCGAATCAATCGTGATGGCTTTGGGAGAAACGGCGCGATCTAATTGAATGTCTGTTGTTGGTAGGCTGTCATCGGTAATATAAATTTCTGAGATGCTACCGACACCAGGCGTTAAGTTGTTTAGCGTATATATTCCGGTCGTAGGGTTGAATGCCATATTTTGTGGTGCATAGACCAATTTAGTTCCAGATGGCGAGGTCACTTGTAATGTATAATTGACCGGGCTTTGAATAACGACATCGCTAAAGGCAAATTCTCCTTTACTATTCGTGGTCACGGTGGATTTCACTTCTTTACCGTCCTCATCTAAGAGCGTTACTTGGTATCCTTCACCATATGAGGTAATTTTCCGTTCACCGGCTTTGTTCATGAAGATAACGGCTCCTTGTACGGGCGTAGACATATACATTGGTAGCTGAATATCCGTGATGGCTTTGGGGTTTCTACTCGCTAAATCATCAATAGTAAACTCCGTAGAGCCATTTTTGCTTAACCAGCCAAGCGTTGTATCTTTCGTGTCCACCACCACTTTGTTACCGCCAGTAGTGACAAAGTCGGCATTTTTATTTGGTAAATGAGCGGCAATTTTGTAAGTGCCATTGCTTAAGCCAGCAAAGTTAAACAACCCATTTTTTTGATTAGCAGAGTCAGGAGAAGTATAAATCGTGTCAATTTTCTCCCATTCTCCGTTTTCTTCTTTATATAAATCTAACTGAACTGAGTTAAGCCCATTCTCTCCACTATCCTGTATACCATTTTTATTCAAGTCAATAAAGGAATCCCCTGCGAGACTTAAATCGGTAGCTGGTGTAGTACTTTTCACACCGCCGCGTGGTGGTTCAGAAGCTAGCTTACTCGTACCAGATGCGGTTTCTTTATCCACTCGGTAAGCGACAGAGTTATAAGCAATTTCGCCATTACGAGGCGCATCGGTTGGAACTGTTCCTTCGAAATTGAGATCAATTTGGTCACCTACTTTGAATTCGGTATTCGGTAATTTAATTCGGAAGCTCTTAACATCCGCCATGTTGGTTGGTGCGGTCATTTGCCATGCAGCACCAGGAACATCTTCTCCGTCTGCATCAAAACGTTCTGGTGTGGTACTAGTGGAATACTCGACTGTCGCAGTGTCACTTTTCTTCCCATTGACGAGCACTTCGATTTCACTCGTTGGGATGACGGAGAACTGCGAACCTCGATCTCCGGTGCCAAGAACATATTGGTCTCCTACAAACGGCAAGATATCGATAATTTCTAGGTTGTTCATACTTTTGGTGCCATTGTTTTTAAAACTTAAATTGTAGTCAACTTTTTTACCAGGAATCGTGGTTGCGGTCGTAGTGCTGACATCGACTAATTTTTTATCTTGACTTCCTCTGATTTTCATTTTGGTAGTTAGGCTGTTGGAAATCCCCACATTAGCAGTCATCGTGGTGGACAAATATTTACTGGAAGTCACACCAGGTAGCTTAGCTTGGAGTTCACTAGGCAAAGTTTTAGCAGTAAGCCCATTATTACCAGTGCCATTGATAGTCCAACTCGCGTCCGTCATCGAGCCCATCCCGAATTCGACTTTGTTTTCGCCGCTATTGACTTTGTTTAGTTTGAAAGCTAAATCTATGGATAGAAGCTCACATAGTCTAACTCCAGGAGATAAGCTGGTGTCTGGAGCTTCCCAGTATAGCAAAGTAGAACCATCTGCTAATTTTTCTTCTCCGCTGACATCAGCGGAGGATTTTGGATAAATAGTGTTGACTCCATTAGCTGGTGCATAGGTATAGTTTAAAGTACTATTATATGGCTGTTGAATATAGTTCCTTAGTAAAGTAACATCCATTCCTTTGGGAACAATAACAAAAATATACGGATTTTCTAATTTATTCGCATAGTTTCCAATACGAACTGATTGCGCTATGGTATCACCGTTAAAGAAAATGGAGCTATTAAAATTTTGAGTAGAACCACTAACTGCGGATGGATAAAATACAGCTCCATTTATTTTTGCTGGACTAATAGTTGGCTCCACTACCTGAATGGTTTTCTTTAATGCGTCAATAGTTGCATCCACAGTTTTACTTGTTTTGTCAAAATCTGTGTAGGTAATTGATTCGGGTTGTAGCACGAAAGAGTTACCTTCTTTCACTCCTATATTTTGGAGACGAAATGTGCCTGGGGTATATGGTGGTAAGTCACTTGCATTTACTATACTATCTTTATAAGTAAGTCGGAATTTTTCGATTCGATGTGTAGATTGATCCATGTTAGAAAAATCCCAACCACTTGGTGTATTAGCAGCCATTGTTTCCCATGCACCATTTTGATAATACTCTAATTTTTTTATTGATTTGAGAGAGTTATTATTGGGAATAAATGAGCGTGTTTTAAGTCCTTCAGGAATTGGTGCAGTAATTTGTAAGTCATTTACTCCAGACATAGAAGAAGCTACTTTAGGCATGAATCCCCATTCAATACAGACATCGTTGTTTTAGATACCTCGCTATCTACAGTTACAGTAGATTTTGCAGCAAGTGCAGTAGAATTCACTTTCAAAGTTGTAACCAGAACGTCTTCATCATAAACATTTATTGTTCCTGTATAAACAGTACCTGCTACAGCATCTGCAGGCATATTAGAAGAAACTGTTAGTTGTAGTTGATTATACATATTGGCATTAATTGGACCAAACGCTACTACTTGTTTTTCCGGTGTATTACTAATTTGGGTAGGTGTTCCATTAATCGCACTAAGAGAAGACCAAAATTCACCTGGTTTAGTGATATTTAATTGCAACATACTAAAGTTAACAATACCTGCACCATTTTCTTTAAGATATTCTAATTTTAGATTTTTAAAGCTCTTATTCCCGCTACTTTTTTTAGTAATTACTGGCCAATTAATATCGTATCCTTTTGGCATAAGTGAAAAGGATACGATATTGCGTGGAGCAAAATCCCAACTGCCATCTCCAGTAGTAATTGATTCATATTCTTTATCTGTATCACTTCCGGTAAATGTGACACTTACAGCTTTCTCAACAGGTTCATAAGTTTCAGCATTATTGTTAGATGCAGAAAGAGTTGCTTTTAAGTCCTTTGTCTTTCCGGGTGAAGCATCATAGCTAGCTCGAACGACAACAGGAATATCGAATGGAGCTCCACTCGGGATGTTATCAACTAGATTAATAGTTAACTTATCAGTAGAAGAACTATACGTTGCGGATTTCACATTTGGATTAGCTGAGATGTTTTTTGGATAGTTTACTGGTTCTAGCCCGGATCCAGTGAAATCAATTACAAGTTTTCCGTCTTTTAATGTCGCTGAACCATCAAGGAAATTAATCGAATAGCTGATAGTCATTTGTTCTGTATAATTACTTAAAGTACTTTTGCTTGCTTCCGCTTGAAGAGATAATTTATCGGAAATAGAAGTACCTACTATTGGATCAGCAGCTAATAAATTATTTCCTACTTTATTTTTATCTTTAGGTGCCTCGCTTTCTGTTTTTTTGATAATAAGATTTAAACTGACAGAACTAACGCTGTCCTCTTTCAACTCTAATGGATAGATACCTTCATTAGAGGCAAGCAGAAATAGAGATATTTTTTCTTCTGTGCCTTTAATTGTTACTTCATTCTTGGTTTTATCATAAGCAATATTTTCCGTTGCTTTCTTCGTATCCAACTGCAACTGTTCAGGTAAAATTAAGGTATAGACTTGACCTTTTACTGTATTTTGGATGATTAATTCATTGTTGTTCAGACCTGTATTTTCAGAGGACATTTTCATCTCTATATTATTTTGTTGTGACTCTGTCTCAGTTGCATTTGCTACTGTGAGAGTTGGGGCGACAGTTGTTTGTAATAAAATAGTACTCACTAAGACTCCCAAGAAAAATTTTTTAATCATGTGCTCGCTCCTTTAGTTTAATATCTATGTAGATACTTAATATAATATCCTACCTGACTCTAATTATTTTTCTGTATATTCATAAAAAAAATAACCTATTTATCTCATTTATGAAGAAATGGTGAATAATAAGAGAAAATTCACTCTATTCCCATTGAAATAAGCCCTAATCGATATTACGATTAGGGCTTATTTCAAAAACCTATTTAAGTTTTTCGAATAGTCATCATGTAGCCAGCACCTATTAATAATGCGATACCAATAATCAGAGGCTTGTTACTATTTTCATCCCCTGTTTTCGGAAGAGAAGCTTGCATTTTTGGTAGGCTAAGTTTTGTGGCATGACTTATTTCTTTTACACTTTTGTAAGCTTTTTCTGCTGGTTTTAAAGGTGTATTTGGGACAATTGGAGTTACAATCGATTTGTCTTTGTTTTTAGTATACACATACGATACATCTTGTGTGTATGTCGTGAATATTCCGGTACTATTAGCAGGTTCCTTTGTTAAAGTATAGCCATCAAATGCTTTTGCTGCTGTTTCATAGATTGTGCCTAAATCACCAGTTAAAATAATTGGTTCAACTAGTGTTTTTCCTTCTGTATCTTGATAAGTTACCGTTACATCTTGTGCTACACCTAGCGTAACAACTTTTTTATACTTATATGTGATCGTTTGAGCGTTTGCAGAAAATGTTCCAAATTGATTGAATGGTAATTCAGAAAGTTGGTATCCATCAATCGTTTTAGCTATTGATGGATAAGGAGCTCCGATTTTGTCTGAAAGTGTTTCTGAATTTGCAATTGCTCGATTGGTTGCTTCATCAATATACTGAACAGTAACATTTTCACCTTGAGATGGAGCTTGTTCGTATACATAGTTCACTTCTGTTACTTCTGTGTTTGTTGTAAATGTCCCAGTTGCATTATTTGGAGTTATTTTCAGCTGGTAGCCATCAATTGTTTTAGGTGTTGTGGAATAAATTTCGCCAAGTTTACCTATTAGTGTATTCGAATTAGCTAATGGTTGATTGGCTTCATCTAAATAATGGACTTGAATCTTCGCTTTTTCAATGGGGATAAATGGTCCCGCCATATTGTATATCTCTTGACCAGGATAAGCAACTGGATCTAATACATTTCCTGTGATGGTAAAGTAATTTAAAGTATCCCCTGCTTCTAGCGTTTTTGGTAATTTTAAACAGAAGTATGTGTCGTTTTCAACAGTATATTCGAACACACTATATTCTTTATTGTTTAAAAGCACATATGCTCCGTTGCCAGGATAGTGCATGGGAACTTCTTGTTGTAATGTTCCAGTTATATAATCATCACCAATATAAAGTTGGTCAACTTGTGGAGCTGGCATAGTTGCTGCTTTGGCAGAAAAAGGAGCTAAAGTCATGCTCACGATGGAAAATAATACAATTAATGATCTATATAGTTTTCTTGGATGTTTCATTAAAGACCTCCTTTTTCTCTGAATATACATATTCTAGCACTAAATAGAATCAGAGTTGAGGCTAACAGGCACTTTTCATAAAATCGTCACGTATTTATTCATATTTTCGCCATAAAGATGCAATGAAAACTAAAAAGCTAATGCAAAAAATCTTGACATTAGCCTTTTAGTATATTTTTAAATCTATGCTCTTTCAACAACCATTGCAATACCTATCCCGCCACCAATACATAACGAGGCTAGACCAGTGCGCTTGTTTTCGTGTTTTAACTCATTTAATAATGATACGACAATGCGAGCTCCAGATGCACCGATTGGGTGTCCTAACGCAATAGCGCCGCCATAAATATTTAATTTGTTTTCTGGAATTTTTAAATCTCTTGCAACAGCAACTGATTGAGAAGCAAAAGCCTCATTAAGGTGGAATAAGTCTATTTCGTCTATGCTGTAGCCGCCTTTTGTTAAAGCTTCATTTACTGCATAATAAGGCGCATATCCCATAATAGCAGGATCAACACCAACTTCTGATGTGATCTTGATGGTTGCTAAATAAGGAATTTTTTCTGCTATGGCTTTTTCTTTAGACATTAAAATAATGGCAGAAGCACCGTCGTTAATACCGGATGCGTTCCCTGCTGTCACTGTTCCGTCTTCTTTAAAAGCGCTTTTCAGTGTAGCAAGTTTTTCTAAAGTCGAATTAGCACGAATGGTTTCATCTTTGTTGAAAAAAGACCCATCTGCTAATTGTACTGGAATAATTTCATCCTCAAAAAGATTTTTTTCTTGGGCTTTCGCTGCTTTCATCTGCGAGTTATGTGCGAAGGCATCTTGTTCTTCACGAGACACAGCAAACTTTTTTGCAACGTTTTCAGCGGTAATCCCCATATGGTATTCACCAAACACATCAGTTAAACCATCGATTAACATACTATTTTTCAGATTTTTAGGATTGACTTCTTCCTCTACTAATTCAGGATTAAGCAGTAATGGTGCTTGGGACATGTTTTCAGTCCCTCCGACTACAACAATTTCTGCTTCTCCTAGTTGGATTGCTTGTTTACCAAACATAATGGACTTTAAACCAGATCCACAAACTTCATTAATAGTTACACCAGGAACTTGATAAGGAATTCCTGCATTAATAGCGATTTGTCGAGCTACATTCTGGCCAAGACCAGATTGTAACACATTACCAAAAATAACTTGATCTACTTCTTCAGGCGAAATATTAGCTCTTTCTAAAAGTCCTTTTACAACAGTTGTTCCTAATTCTACTGCACTTATGTCTTTCAAACTTCCACCAAATTTTCCAATTGGTGTGCGAGCGGCATCTATTATAACTACTTCGTTCATAGCAAACTCCTTTAAATGTAATAATGTATTAATTATTATATCATGAAACTTGCTAAAAACTCACTAGATTAAGACCGATGTATTGTATTTTCCTTCTTTTTCTACTAAAATTAAAGTACTCACAAATAAAATATAAAGGACTTGAGACGAACATATGAAAATTGGAATTGATAAAATAGGTTTTTATACTCCGGCGTTTTATGTGGATATGGTTGAACTTGCTGAAGCTAGAAATATTGATCCGAATAAATTTACCATTGGAATCGGTCAAGATAAAATGGCTTTCGCTCCTATCACCCAAGATTCTGTTACAATGGGCGCAAATGCAGCGAGACAAATTTTAGATACAGATGATTTGAAAACGATTGACTTAGTGATTTTAGCTACAGAATCGGGAATTGATGAATCAAAAGCAGGTGCTGTTTATATTCACCATTTACTTGGAATTCAACCCTTTTCACGTGCAATTGAAATAAAAGAAGCTTGTTACGGGGCAACTGCTGGGATTAATCTAGCAAAAGATTATGTAGCAAAACACCCTGGTAGTAAAGTTTTAGTCATTGGCTCTGATATCGCTCGTTATGGCCTAGCTACTGCGGGTGAAGCAACGCAAGGAGCTGGAGCAGTTGCGATGCTTATTTCAGCTAATCCGCGCTGTATTGCTCTTCAAGATGACAATGTATTTTATACGGAAGATATCATGGATTTCTGGCGTCCTGTTTATTCGGAATATGCCTGTGTAGAGGGTAAATATTCGACAGAACAATATATTCACTTCTTTAAGACGATTTGGACTAGATATACCGAGAAATTCAATCAAAAATTAGAAGACTTTGCAGCTATTTGTTTCCATTTACCATATACAAAAATGGGCAAAAAAGCACTTGACTTAATTATTGAAACAGCTCCAGCAGGAGTACAAGAAAAATTACTGGAAAATTATCGACTAAGCACGCTTTATAGCAGAAATATCGGTAATATTTATACTGGATCTTTATACTTAAGTTTTATCTCGTTATTAGACCACCAAGATAATTTACAAGAAAATGATAAAATTGGTTTCTTCAGTTATGGTTCAGGAGCTGTTGGTGAATTTTTCCACGGAATTTTACAACCAGGCTTTAAAAAACATATCCAAAAAAATCAACACGCAGAATTACTGAAAAATCGAACCAAATTATCTGTAACAAATTATGAAACTAAATTTAAACAACAATTGCCAAAAGATGGCTCTACGCTCGAAATCGATCCAACAAGCGATCCAGCAGAAATAATCTTAACTGGGATTCAAGACCATAAGCGGCAGTACGTCAGAAAATAATAGAAAAACCGACTAGGCAATTTAGCTAGTCGGTTTTATTTTGAGTATTTTTGTTTTTCCTAGTTGCAAAAAACGGATAAGGACATATCCAAGCATAATACCTGAAACGTTCAAGAAAACATCTCCGGTATCAAAGAAGCCAACATGCATAATATACTGAGCCCCTTCTACTGAAAAAATCATCATCAGTGCGTAAATTATTGCTTTCATAAATCCGATTTTCTTTAATAAAAACCCAATTGGTATGAAAGCAAGAACATTTCCTATCGTAATAACACGTAAATTCCCTGCTAAAAAGGTATCAATAAAGCCAAAAGTATCCCTGGAAAATCCTTGTGTGTTCGATGCTTTTCCAAATAATAAACAAAGTAATATCCCAAAATACATCATATAGCAAAGGACAAATAACGCTTTATTAATTTTCCAATTAACTAATTGAATGGTAACGAAATAAAGCAATAAAGCTGTAATGCCAACTGTAATGTAGCCCATATGACTAACAGAGGCCATTACATGTTTTAAATAAAAGTAAAGCCATCCCTGAAACCAGGAAAAATACATTGCCACTGCCGTAAAAATAGAAATTATCGGTAGAATTAAAATGATAAAATATCTTTTCATCCTGGCATCCTCCTTTTCAAAGGTTACATCCAGAATAACATTGAAAGATAAGGACTTTCTTAAAAGGATTTAAAGATTTTCTAAGTTTTTCTCTTTTACAAACAAAAACATCACACCACCAACTAAAAAAAGAACAATTAAGCTGGCCACACCGTACTGAGTTTTTCCAGTAATTTGCGTAATAACGCCCATTAAAGCTGGTCCGATAATTGCCGAAAATTTTCCAAGGATATTATAAAAACCATAAAATTCATTGGAACGTTTTTTAGGAATAATTTTACCAAAAAATGATCTACTTAGTGCTTGAATTCCACCTTGAGATGTTCCGACTAGCATGGCTAAAATCCAAAAGTCTAACGCCGTTTTCATAAATACAGCATAAATACAAATAACGATATACACAAAAATTGCGGTGAAAATAAGTGGCTTTGCACTAAAACGTTTAGCCAGATAACCATATAATAGCGTAAAAGGAAATGCTACTAGTTGGGTCATCAATAGAATCAAAATTAAAGTCGTTTGCGAAATGCCTAAGTCAATCCCATAAGAAGTGGCC belongs to Listeria ivanovii subsp. ivanovii and includes:
- a CDS encoding LapB repeat-containing protein; this translates as MPKVASSMSGVNDLQITAPIPEGLKTRSFIPNNNSLKSIKKLEYYQNGAWETMAANTPSGWDFSNMDQSTHRIEKFRLTYKDSIVNASDLPPYTPGTFRLQNIGVKEGNSFVLQPESITYTDFDKTSKTVDATIDALKKTIQVVEPTISPAKINGAVFYPSAVSGSTQNFNSSIFFNGDTIAQSVRIGNYANKLENPYIFVIVPKGMDVTLLRNYIQQPYNSTLNYTYAPANGVNTIYPKSSADVSGEEKLADGSTLLYWEAPDTSLSPGVRLCELLSIDLAFKLNKVNSGENKVEFGMGSMTDASWTINGTGNNGLTAKTLPSELQAKLPGVTSSKYLSTTMTANVGISNSLTTKMKIRGSQDKKLVDVSTTTATTIPGKKVDYNLSFKNNGTKSMNNLEIIDILPFVGDQYVLGTGDRGSQFSVIPTSEIEVLVNGKKSDTATVEYSTSTTPERFDADGEDVPGAAWQMTAPTNMADVKSFRIKLPNTEFKVGDQIDLNFEGTVPTDAPRNGEIAYNSVAYRVDKETASGTSKLASEPPRGGVKSTTPATDLSLAGDSFIDLNKNGIQDSGENGLNSVQLDLYKEENGEWEKIDTIYTSPDSANQKNGLFNFAGLSNGTYKIAAHLPNKNADFVTTGGNKVVVDTKDTTLGWLSKNGSTEFTIDDLASRNPKAITDIQLPMYMSTPVQGAVIFMNKAGERKITSYGEGYQVTLLDEDGKEVKSTVTTNSKGEFAFSDVVIQSPVNYTLQVTSPSGTKLVYAPQNMAFNPTTGIYTLNNLTPGVGSISEIYITDDSLPTTDIQLDRAVSPKAITIDSKDVATEVTNKWTVEDSQGTLVYEGTGKTIRIPNDEGTYTAKNTAKDEAGNTATVQKTFDMDNTAPVLAINPDASIEVNSTEADINWVKPLTATANDAHDGAITPTIDYRQVVWNELGTYPVTIQATDASGNESTQTVQVQVVDTIAPTILVTNNTLTYTVEDMRALTEQDLFKAAGLIGGDNYDLAPGQAPQPNKRPMIFTSDFTTVFDAISTVKKGSYQLQVNLMDSSLNQAIPQTISIQVVDTKAPVITADNVTYHVNANKTEVDFFKDANVKAADNNDNADKLTIATDFGEKVDLTKPGKYAITVSATDTAGNESTKKVQVQVEKDKPVISADKVIMYQGKTNVTETKFLSDIHATVTDELDEDVQVTSDFFQKANQNKVGSYKVTLNAKDSYGNKANPVIVYVQIENKIAPTLEKVTDQTIEAINQMPALSTIFGIQATDYMTGEALKVTYTSDRSIQGNVPRTYTIKVSTKDTVGNTAETTVTLTIIDTTAPSFTTTKTTKQIEINTKAPNWLTFFGIQANDIVDGDDTNEIQVDASEINLAKLGTYHVYFMVNDQAGNTANTLTTTVQVVDTILPKLMVTKDKISYPNGKTVSEIQFLQDIGASATDNNGDVTITTNLNKAVNWNQAGTYKVTITATDSSGNVTKKIIQVTIQEDKSTVVITPGKGNNQNNNNNVSSKNKKNIPETGDTWNTTLLLTGIMLLLTGIWLFRRKNSKIK
- a CDS encoding MucBP domain-containing protein; this encodes MKHPRKLYRSLIVLFSIVSMTLAPFSAKAATMPAPQVDQLYIGDDYITGTLQQEVPMHYPGNGAYVLLNNKEYSVFEYTVENDTYFCLKLPKTLEAGDTLNYFTITGNVLDPVAYPGQEIYNMAGPFIPIEKAKIQVHYLDEANQPLANSNTLIGKLGEIYSTTPKTIDGYQLKITPNNATGTFTTNTEVTEVNYVYEQAPSQGENVTVQYIDEATNRAIANSETLSDKIGAPYPSIAKTIDGYQLSELPFNQFGTFSANAQTITYKYKKVVTLGVAQDVTVTYQDTEGKTLVEPIILTGDLGTIYETAAKAFDGYTLTKEPANSTGIFTTYTQDVSYVYTKNKDKSIVTPIVPNTPLKPAEKAYKSVKEISHATKLSLPKMQASLPKTGDENSNKPLIIGIALLIGAGYMMTIRKT
- a CDS encoding thiolase family protein, yielding MNEVVIIDAARTPIGKFGGSLKDISAVELGTTVVKGLLERANISPEEVDQVIFGNVLQSGLGQNVARQIAINAGIPYQVPGVTINEVCGSGLKSIMFGKQAIQLGEAEIVVVGGTENMSQAPLLLNPELVEEEVNPKNLKNSMLIDGLTDVFGEYHMGITAENVAKKFAVSREEQDAFAHNSQMKAAKAQEKNLFEDEIIPVQLADGSFFNKDETIRANSTLEKLATLKSAFKEDGTVTAGNASGINDGASAIILMSKEKAIAEKIPYLATIKITSEVGVDPAIMGYAPYYAVNEALTKGGYSIDEIDLFHLNEAFASQSVAVARDLKIPENKLNIYGGAIALGHPIGASGARIVVSLLNELKHENKRTGLASLCIGGGIGIAMVVERA
- a CDS encoding hydroxymethylglutaryl-CoA synthase, with amino-acid sequence MKIGIDKIGFYTPAFYVDMVELAEARNIDPNKFTIGIGQDKMAFAPITQDSVTMGANAARQILDTDDLKTIDLVILATESGIDESKAGAVYIHHLLGIQPFSRAIEIKEACYGATAGINLAKDYVAKHPGSKVLVIGSDIARYGLATAGEATQGAGAVAMLISANPRCIALQDDNVFYTEDIMDFWRPVYSEYACVEGKYSTEQYIHFFKTIWTRYTEKFNQKLEDFAAICFHLPYTKMGKKALDLIIETAPAGVQEKLLENYRLSTLYSRNIGNIYTGSLYLSFISLLDHQDNLQENDKIGFFSYGSGAVGEFFHGILQPGFKKHIQKNQHAELLKNRTKLSVTNYETKFKQQLPKDGSTLEIDPTSDPAEIILTGIQDHKRQYVRK
- a CDS encoding VanZ family protein is translated as MKRYFIILILPIISIFTAVAMYFSWFQGWLYFYLKHVMASVSHMGYITVGITALLLYFVTIQLVNWKINKALFVLCYMMYFGILLCLLFGKASNTQGFSRDTFGFIDTFLAGNLRVITIGNVLAFIPIGFLLKKIGFMKAIIYALMMIFSVEGAQYIMHVGFFDTGDVFLNVSGIMLGYVLIRFLQLGKTKILKIKPTS